In one window of Protaetiibacter larvae DNA:
- a CDS encoding GNAT family N-acetyltransferase, which yields MSDSIVDIPERNRFVLERDGQVIGKAVYRREPGVITFVHTEIDPAIQERGLGSQLAKAALDAVAAEDGTRVVAECPFIARYLETHPEYQYLLTR from the coding sequence ATGAGCGACAGCATCGTCGATATTCCGGAACGGAACCGTTTCGTGCTCGAGCGCGACGGTCAGGTGATCGGCAAAGCCGTGTACCGGCGGGAGCCGGGGGTGATCACCTTCGTGCACACCGAGATCGACCCGGCGATCCAGGAGCGCGGACTCGGGTCGCAGCTCGCGAAGGCCGCGCTCGACGCGGTGGCGGCCGAAGACGGAACGCGCGTCGTGGCCGAGTGCCCGTTCATCGCGCGCTACCTCGAGACGCATCCCGAGTATCAGTACCTGCTGACTCGCTGA
- a CDS encoding GH1 family beta-glucosidase, which translates to MALTLPDGFQWPAGFIWGAATAAAQIEGASHEDGKLDSIWDHFARTPGNIAHGDTLDPAVDHYHRMPQDVQLITSLGLDSYRFSVSWARVKPADGPVNPKGIDFYSRLVDELLENDVLPWLTLYHWDLPQAVEETGGWANRDTAQRFLDYAITVHEALGDRVTHWTTFNEPLCSSLISYAGGEHAPGRQEPRAGLAALHHQHLAHGLAVRELRERGAEKLGITLNLTNAIPNDPSDPVDVDAARRIDALWNRAYLEPILLGAYPTDFLQDVAGHDFGELVHDGDLTVINQQIDFLGVNHYHDDNVSGHPLPADHPQGLRPTEKTTSSWFVGSEFVTGPTRHLPQTAMGWEINPGGLRTLLVRLGREYPELPPLYITENGSAWDDVIDADGAVHDIQRVDFLERHLEAVAEAIDEGADVRGYFAWSLMDNFEWAWGYEKRFGIVYVDYTTQERTVKDSGHAFAAIAAGARSVTT; encoded by the coding sequence ATGGCGCTCACGCTTCCCGACGGCTTCCAATGGCCCGCCGGGTTCATCTGGGGTGCCGCGACGGCCGCAGCCCAGATCGAGGGCGCCTCCCATGAGGACGGCAAGCTCGACTCGATCTGGGACCACTTCGCGCGCACGCCCGGCAACATCGCGCACGGCGACACCCTCGATCCCGCCGTCGACCATTACCACCGCATGCCGCAGGACGTGCAGCTCATCACGAGCCTGGGGCTCGACTCCTACCGCTTCTCGGTGAGCTGGGCGCGCGTGAAGCCGGCCGACGGCCCGGTGAACCCGAAGGGCATCGACTTCTACAGCAGGCTCGTCGACGAACTGCTCGAGAACGACGTGCTGCCCTGGCTCACGCTCTACCACTGGGATCTCCCCCAGGCGGTCGAGGAGACCGGAGGCTGGGCCAACCGCGACACCGCGCAGCGCTTCCTCGACTACGCGATCACGGTGCACGAGGCGCTCGGCGACCGGGTCACCCATTGGACGACCTTCAACGAGCCGCTGTGCTCCTCGCTCATCTCCTACGCGGGCGGCGAGCACGCCCCCGGGCGGCAGGAACCGCGTGCGGGGCTCGCGGCGCTGCACCACCAGCACCTCGCGCACGGGCTCGCCGTGCGGGAGCTGCGGGAGCGGGGTGCCGAGAAGCTCGGCATCACGCTCAACCTGACCAACGCCATCCCGAACGACCCGAGCGACCCGGTCGACGTCGACGCGGCCCGCCGCATCGACGCGCTGTGGAACCGCGCGTACCTCGAGCCGATCCTGCTCGGCGCCTACCCGACCGACTTCCTGCAGGATGTCGCCGGGCACGACTTCGGCGAGCTCGTCCACGACGGCGACCTGACGGTCATCAACCAGCAGATCGACTTCCTCGGCGTCAACCACTACCACGACGACAACGTCTCGGGGCATCCGCTGCCCGCCGACCACCCGCAGGGGCTCCGCCCGACCGAGAAGACGACCTCCTCGTGGTTCGTCGGCTCGGAGTTCGTGACCGGACCCACCCGGCACCTGCCGCAGACCGCGATGGGCTGGGAGATCAACCCGGGCGGACTCCGCACCCTGCTCGTGCGCCTCGGCCGCGAATACCCCGAGCTGCCGCCGCTCTACATCACCGAGAACGGCTCGGCGTGGGATGACGTGATCGACGCCGACGGCGCCGTGCACGACATCCAGCGGGTCGACTTCCTCGAACGGCACCTCGAAGCGGTCGCCGAGGCGATCGACGAGGGCGCCGACGTGCGCGGCTACTTCGCCTGGTCGCTCATGGACAACTTCGAGTGGGCGTGGGGCTACGAGAAGCGCTTCGGCATCGTCTACGTCGACTACACCACCCAGGAGCGGACCGTGAAGGACTCCGGGCACGCCTTTGCGGCCATCGCCGCCGGTGCACGGAGTGTCACGACGTAG
- a CDS encoding heme ABC transporter ATP-binding protein, with product MTGIRAERTSVELGGRLVVREVDLTIPAGELLALVGPNGAGKSTLLGALAGERSPSAGRVVIADRPAGEYEALELARIRAVLTQDNAVSFPFRVAEVVEMGRSPWARTAERERDAEVIANALARSDVAHLVERRFTELSGGERARVSLARVLAQDTPIVLLDEPTASLDLRHQEDVLRIARELAAEGRAVVVVLHDLSLAGAYADRVALLEDGRLRAIGTPVEVLTEELVSEVYRTPVEVLVRNGRPLVIPRR from the coding sequence ATGACGGGCATCCGCGCCGAACGCACCTCGGTCGAACTGGGCGGGCGGCTCGTGGTGCGCGAGGTGGACCTCACGATCCCGGCGGGTGAACTGCTCGCCCTCGTCGGGCCGAACGGCGCCGGCAAGTCGACCCTGCTCGGGGCGCTCGCGGGGGAGCGGTCGCCGAGCGCAGGGCGGGTGGTGATCGCCGATCGGCCGGCCGGCGAGTACGAGGCGCTCGAGCTCGCCCGCATCCGGGCCGTGCTCACCCAGGACAACGCGGTCAGCTTCCCGTTCCGGGTCGCGGAGGTCGTCGAGATGGGCCGCAGCCCCTGGGCGCGGACGGCGGAGCGGGAGCGCGACGCGGAGGTCATCGCGAACGCCCTCGCGCGCAGCGACGTGGCGCACCTCGTGGAGCGGCGCTTCACCGAGCTGTCGGGCGGCGAACGCGCGCGCGTGTCGCTCGCCCGCGTGCTCGCCCAGGACACCCCGATCGTGCTGCTCGACGAGCCCACGGCATCCCTCGACCTGCGGCACCAGGAGGACGTGCTGCGGATCGCGCGCGAGCTCGCCGCGGAGGGTCGAGCGGTCGTGGTGGTGCTGCACGACCTGTCGCTCGCCGGCGCCTACGCCGACCGGGTGGCGCTGCTCGAGGACGGTCGGCTGCGCGCGATCGGCACCCCCGTCGAGGTGCTCACCGAGGAGCTCGTCAGTGAGGTGTACCGCACCCCGGTGGAGGTGCTGGTGCGCAACGGGCGCCCGCTCGTCATCCCGCGACGCTAG
- a CDS encoding LacI family DNA-binding transcriptional regulator — protein MSPDPQSSAPTLEMVAAAAGVSRSTVSRVINDSPKVTPEALAAVRKAIDELGYVPNRAARILASRRTQSIALVIPENTAKFFADPYFATVVQGIAMYLSDTDYTLSLLIASESDGEKTRRYLQSGNVDGALILSHHSDDRSYVQLAKSIPVVFGGRPMSQEGSHAYYIDVDNVEAARSVTQKLIERGRRRIATIAGPSDMSAGLDRLQGWRQALDAAGIPTDLVEHGDFSPAGGEAAMRRLLDREPELDGVFAASSLMASGALNVLRSRGKAVPHHLGLVTFDNDYAAQSSSPPLTTVEQPTVEQGRRMVDVLLHLIDGGNASTVTMMPTRVIERGSE, from the coding sequence ATGAGCCCGGATCCGCAATCCAGCGCGCCGACCCTCGAGATGGTCGCCGCGGCTGCCGGTGTGTCCCGGTCCACGGTGTCGCGCGTCATCAACGACTCCCCGAAGGTGACGCCCGAGGCACTGGCGGCCGTCCGCAAGGCGATCGACGAGCTCGGCTACGTGCCGAACCGCGCCGCGCGCATCCTCGCGAGCCGCCGCACGCAGTCGATCGCCCTGGTGATCCCCGAGAACACGGCCAAGTTCTTCGCCGACCCCTACTTCGCGACCGTCGTGCAGGGCATCGCGATGTACCTCTCCGACACCGACTACACCCTGAGCCTGCTCATCGCCTCCGAATCGGACGGCGAGAAGACCCGGCGCTACCTGCAGTCGGGCAACGTCGACGGGGCGCTCATCCTCTCCCACCACTCGGACGACCGCTCCTACGTGCAGCTCGCCAAGTCGATCCCCGTCGTGTTCGGCGGACGCCCGATGAGCCAGGAGGGCTCGCACGCGTACTACATCGACGTCGACAACGTCGAGGCGGCGCGTTCGGTCACCCAGAAGCTCATCGAACGCGGGCGTCGCCGCATCGCCACGATCGCCGGACCGTCCGACATGTCGGCGGGACTCGACCGCCTCCAAGGATGGCGGCAGGCGCTCGACGCGGCGGGCATCCCCACCGACCTCGTGGAGCACGGCGACTTCAGCCCCGCGGGCGGCGAGGCGGCCATGCGGCGGCTGCTCGACCGCGAGCCCGAGCTCGACGGTGTCTTCGCGGCCAGCTCGCTCATGGCATCCGGCGCGCTCAACGTGCTGCGCTCGCGCGGCAAGGCGGTGCCGCACCACCTCGGCCTCGTGACCTTCGACAACGACTACGCCGCGCAGAGCTCGAGCCCGCCGCTCACGACCGTCGAGCAGCCGACCGTCGAGCAGGGGCGCCGGATGGTCGACGTGCTACTGCACCTCATCGACGGCGGCAACGCCTCGACCGTCACCATGATGCCGACGCGCGTGATCGAGCGCGGATCCGAGTAG
- a CDS encoding FecCD family ABC transporter permease, which produces MSAPAHLARRRTLAGIVLAVLLVSAVLVSAVVGQFAVSIPEVIGSLLRAIGIPNLWAPDDPTAEAALWVIRFPRIVMAMAVGAALAVAGAVMQAIFGNPLAEPGVVGVSSGAALGAAVAIVTGLVAYGEWAIALLAFAGGLGATLLVYGVSRAGGRTEVVTLLLTGIAVNAFGGAGLAFLLFLAGTASREQIVFWQLGSLSGSLWRESLIVLVVAAIGTVIAVALGRRYDILSLGERNARHLGIDVERLRFASIVLVALLTGVAVAFVGIVAFVGLVVPHLMRMVLGPSHRALLVSSAFGGALLIVVADLLSRTLVPGGELPLGLLTSLIGGPFFFVLLWRQRRASGGWA; this is translated from the coding sequence GTGAGCGCGCCGGCCCACCTCGCCCGTCGTCGCACGCTCGCCGGGATCGTGCTCGCCGTGCTGCTCGTGTCCGCGGTGCTCGTCTCGGCGGTCGTCGGCCAGTTCGCGGTGAGCATCCCCGAGGTGATCGGCTCGCTCCTGCGGGCGATCGGCATCCCGAACCTCTGGGCGCCGGACGACCCGACGGCCGAGGCGGCGCTCTGGGTGATCCGCTTCCCGCGGATCGTCATGGCGATGGCGGTGGGTGCAGCGCTCGCGGTGGCCGGCGCCGTGATGCAGGCGATCTTCGGCAACCCGCTCGCCGAGCCCGGCGTCGTCGGGGTCTCCTCCGGGGCGGCCCTCGGGGCCGCGGTCGCGATCGTCACCGGCCTCGTCGCATACGGCGAATGGGCGATCGCGCTGCTCGCCTTCGCGGGCGGCCTCGGCGCCACGCTGCTCGTCTACGGCGTCTCGCGCGCGGGCGGGCGAACCGAGGTGGTCACGCTGCTGCTCACCGGCATCGCCGTGAACGCCTTCGGCGGCGCCGGGCTCGCCTTCCTGCTGTTCCTCGCCGGCACGGCGAGCCGCGAGCAGATCGTGTTCTGGCAGCTCGGCTCGCTCTCCGGCTCGCTCTGGCGGGAGTCGCTCATCGTGCTCGTCGTCGCCGCGATCGGCACGGTCATCGCGGTCGCCCTCGGCCGGCGCTACGACATCCTGTCGCTCGGCGAGCGCAACGCGCGCCATCTCGGCATCGACGTCGAGCGGCTGCGCTTCGCCTCGATCGTGCTCGTCGCGCTGCTCACCGGGGTGGCCGTCGCGTTCGTCGGCATCGTCGCCTTCGTGGGACTCGTCGTGCCGCACCTCATGCGGATGGTCCTCGGGCCATCCCACCGGGCTCTGCTCGTGTCGAGCGCCTTCGGGGGCGCGCTGCTCATCGTGGTCGCCGATCTGCTCTCCCGCACCCTGGTTCCGGGCGGTGAGCTGCCGCTCGGTCTGCTCACCTCGCTCATCGGCGGGCCGTTCTTCTTCGTGCTGCTGTGGCGGCAGCGTCGTGCCTCGGGAGGCTGGGCATGA